In Calliopsis andreniformis isolate RMS-2024a chromosome 6, iyCalAndr_principal, whole genome shotgun sequence, the genomic window AGGCTCGTCGCGCTATAGTTTCTCCCTGATCTCCCTTGTCCTTCGCTGGCTGTTTCGTGAACCGTGTTTACGGGGGATCGACGGGGGGCAACCGAATGTGTTCAACCGCGAGCGACGGCCTCGGCCTTGCGACTGTTGCCGCTGTGCCGTGTCACTGAGAGGAGACCGGAGAAGGAAGACCAGCGGAGTCCTACCCGGAGCAGTTCCGTCTCGCCACGTGCTCCGCTCGCTGCTCGGGAAATTGTTCAGTGCCCGTCACCTACATTCTGCCTGCTCTCGGCCCACTGCTTCACCGCGATTCCATCTGCGTCTGTGTGCGGCGAATCAGGTAATCCCGCTTGTCGCGAAAAATCGGAGAGCTTCTCCAGTTCAGGGTACTGCCGCTGCGAATGCATAGGTGCGAATGGTTTTAGAGATTGAGGGCTTTTCAGTTGTCCTGGATTCTGTTTTTGAGCCACAGCTCTTTTTTTGTTCCTCGGGGGAAGACAGAATTGCCGTAATATCGTATTCGTGGAACGCTGGTGCAAGATTTATGGTAGATCGTAAGTggtgtttttcattttttttgagATTCCTTTTGTCTCGAACAAAGGATTTTTGGATCTGGAGAGTGGTGTTTGTATAGAAATTGTGCTAGTTTCGAGTTTTTGTTTTAGTTCAAATGGAATCCCTTTTGTCTCGAAAAGTGACAATTGCTGGTGTTGTGACGTTTGTAAGAAGTTGAATTTGAATGGGTGCTACTTTTGATTTTCTTTTGTCTCAAGAAATGAGAATTTCTCGTGTTGTCAAATGTATATAAGTTGCATGTATGTTGTGTTAGTTCCgactttttattttgttttccgTCAGATTTTTTCATCTAAAAAAATAAGAACTTTGTAATATAATTTCTAAATTGCATGTAACTAAGTGTTAGTTTTGATTTCTAATATTCTGAACTCATCCTTAGTGTAATTTTTCTTACCTTGGAAAATGaacattttcataaaaataatttaaatgaacataagttgcaTGTAAATAAGTAATTTTTAGTTTTGACCTTTTAGAAAGTGACGTAGTGTATTATTATATTAGTGTATTTGTGAAATATTAATATGAATGTCATGCAATTAGTGCTTGTTTCGGAATGGCTAAAATTTTGAAGTAGTGAAAAATGAGGACGCAGACTGGTGATCAATTATTGTTCTCTTTGTTTGATTACCACGTAACGATCGTTCCATTTAGTGTAAGATATGTGTTGAAGAATGTATTGGATTGCATTTACTTGTTTTGAAGAGAAACAGAGCATTTCTGACAAAAAGTGAAATATATTCTCTACACGTAGTAAAGGAGACTTAAAAATATAAGAGAAAGTGCATGGTCAAGTTGAAGCGCAAGGATAGCGCTATCAAATGTGCCATTTTAACTCTGCATGAATTCTTCATTAATTTGTTCCAATTTAATGTAGTTTAAATACCTAATATAATGTATAAAATCAAACTATGTGTTTATTCTCatagtattataattataattataattaataagacCAGTTCTACAAATATTTCTAGGTATATCTAAAACTACAAATTCCTTTCGTCATAAATTTTTCTACTGCAAATCTGTAGAATATATATGTCAACACTTGTTAATTTTTAGCTCCCATACAAATATATTAAAGTCGACTAATGTTAAAAATGAACATTTTCTATTGCAATAATTTCGAAACATATTCCAAGTATTTCATGTTAATACAAAATGGTTTAAAGATCAAATAACAGTGCAATAATTAGATAGGCGATGTTTAAGCTTCACTATGCAAAAGTTGTAGATTTTAAATGTACTTTCTTAGTTTGACCTACAGTTATACTCGAAGAATTTAAGAAGAGGATACAATTTTGATGTCGTTTCTATTTGTACAGTTTAAGTAATATTTATAGGCTGCCAGCTTTAAATACTACCAATCTTTGTAAATATTCCGCAAAAGTAGGCGTCAATTGATCGACGACTAATTCCGTCGCCGTCCAGTGATTGTAACCCAATTTTGTTTTAGCAAAATCTGGTATTTTTAGGTTTCTGTCGCAATCATTTAATAACTATTTTACTCTTTTTACGTTGGATCGATACAAACAGATTGACCTTAAATTATTCTTACAATTAGTAGCTGTAAAAGCAATAAGGGTACaataaaaagtaaaattatGTATACATTAGAAAAACGATAAATACTTACATAAAGttacaattctaaattctcagaaagtagaatttaaaatattttttcactttttattttttgtaataCCAAAAAGTcgacaataaaaatattaataatttaaaactaTTTGTTTAAAGTCTAGCcacttgaaatttgaaaactattACAGCCTTTTGAATGAGTTTCATGTTATCTTTTAGCATACTACATTAAAGGCAGATAGTAAAGATAGTTATATAAACAAAGtattaaacaattatttaattaaagtataaaataagttAGAAACTAAAGTAAAAAGGTTACAAATAAATTACATTTCCAAATTTCTGCACAAGTTTTTATTGCTTataaagaaattaaatttattttagtatgtTCTTCCTGTTTTCGCTAAAAGAAGAATTACCATATTACATGGCCGATCAAATTAAATGCTTCCTCTCTCCAGTTTGTTTTGCATCACAATAAACATCGAAGGCGTTTTAAAATTCAGTGTCAAGTGACTCACTGTGCACACCGCTGTTGTGCACGTAAATTTCTATCGTTCCAACACGTTCCCCGTGATTTACATGCGCGCATATCAAAAGTCGATCTAACTTTTACGTACAGCTGCGCTAGAAATCACTTTTCTAAGTGAAACTGTATAGCTTTTTCACCTATTAACTTCGAGATCCATTTTTCAAAGTCTTTACAttgagaaatttgaaatttgaaacaatATACAAAGAAAAAATGTGTCTACATCCTTTACTTTCGAAAATAAGATTTTTTAATAACTTTATTAAGATTctctatatttaaaattttaaaaagctcgcataactataaaaaacaattaaacaaTTTCAATATCTATACAATATCTATAGTTTTACAGTATTCTATATTTACATAAATAACTaatatatacaaaatacattcagagaaataaaaaaaaactaatTTGTAGTAAAAgaatgtatttataatatattctatCAACTTTGATAATTTAGTGATTAattaaaggaaaagaaaatgTGTTACCACCTGTATTGTAAATACATAATTAATTTCCATAAAAGAGATTAACCACAAAGTTAGTAAATAATTATACTATGAACTTTTTATTATCGGTGCTTTGTTGCTCGATTCACAGAATGCATCGACTGATTTTCCTCTTCGTCTCCGTTTTCGGAGCGTTTCATGGAACTGCAGCTGCCTCGCAACACATTAACAAAGATCTCTCCAGTCACTACAATGCCCGATTTCACGTATATGAAGAACCGTACAATATCGACTACACATATCACAATTACGACCAAATGAGCCGTTTTCTACGGACAACATCTCTTCGCTTTCAAAACTTAACTGCCTTATACTCAATAGGAAAATCCGTGAAAGGTACGCCACTGAAACTTATTCGTATTGTTTGtacaattttattcttttgcaTTAAGACAGTCATTTTATTTTCTTCTAATTTAAGAAGTACTTtctttttactgtttttcaatttttaatttattgtttaaatttgttttcccttaatttgtattttaaagcGTCAGTTTATGTCTTAAAAGACCAGcttaaattaatttaatatacaaCACATGAACGTTTGTATATGTTGGGAGATTATTTCGGGGAATTACGTTATTTAAGATAATTTATGTGGAAAGAAGTACATAACTGGGGAAACCCACTTTTCAGGTCGTGACTTGTGGGTGATGGTTGTTTCCTCCTCGCCTTACGAACATATGATTGGAAAACCCGATGTGAAATACGTGGCCAATATACATGGGAACGAAGCTGTGGGTCGTGAGTTAATGCTACATCTGATTCACGTGAGTCCTGTGATATACTCTGCGCGCTGTCATTAACCCTGAATAAAGTGTGCGATATACGCAAGTACTTAGCTGTGCGTGTTCATACTGTTACACATAAGTTAAATGCACATATTTCTACATAAAGCATCTTACAATGACTAATAAGAAATTTATGAGCGATTTCTTTCTTCGTCGCTCTGATTAAATACGCGAATTTATGCCAGCAATTAAAATGATCTATGTGCAGAACAGAAAAAATTTCTCTCTGGCATTTTTAAATAAGATTGTACTATCTTACTTGCATAAGACAGTTTTAGCCTGTTTCAAATTATGaatcattcttattgtatttcatcatgTTTGGTCTTGCTCTACCTGTATCAAGTTATTTTATATTCAGATGTAATGAAATTGTTAGATTGTACTATGGAGCATGTTCCACGACAGGTGTCGCAAATTTTAAGGGAGGATTCTACATattaaaacaaaacaaaaatcaagaatgacgaaaatGCGTGTCAggctttgtttcagagttattaagggTGCGAACACATTACTGTCTCGTCACGTGAACTCAAGTTATATACTATAGCAAATTTATAGTATGAGCTGAGGTTCTTCGCTTGTTTTAGATCCATTTTGctataatataaaacaaatttgtAACTTTGTAACAAATTTGTAAACTGTAATATATGACGTGATAATAGTGTGTTCACACCCTAATTATgtttgacttgggacttattctactgctgacgtGCCCTAATCAGGTCAAACACACGTAGAATCacaccttaaaatttctaacatctaTTATGGAATACTCTGTATAGAAACTATTTAAattgttttaaaattatttttgataAATGGTTACATGATTCTTATATACATACTTATTAAAATTTTAGTTCACTATACATATTTAATAGATATTActatttgatattattttgaaaCGCCAAGTTATGTTTCTcatttatagtattttgtgaCGAGTTATGGATCAGATCCATATGTCACGTGGCTCCTGGACAACACTAGGATTCATATTCTCCCTTCCATGAATCCGGATGGTTTCGAGGTTTCAAAGGAAGGATATTGCGAAGGCGGACAAGGAAGGTGAGACAGGCCATAGGGTTTCGTATTATTTCAGACAcatatttctttaaatattcccaattgaaaaagataaaaaattcagttttatattataaaaGAATAATGATTCAACGAAAAAATGTTCGAATAACAGTACAGTTTATTTTATACGcgtatttaaattaatttaaaaaaaaaaaaagaaatatgtacTTCGTTGTTTAAATAAATCAGTGGTATTAGACACTTCATATCACCAAGCAGCTGTATAATCTTGTAACAGAATTGAACATTTGGgaaatctttaaattaaaaattatgttTGTATTATTTTTTCACAGATACAACGCGCGTGGTTTTGATTTGAACCGTAACTTCCCTGATTATTTCAAGCAGTACAATAGGAAAAGCCAACCGGAAACGGAAGCCGTGAAAGAATGGGTATCCAAAATTCAATTCGTTTTATCAGGAAGCTTACACGGAGGTGCCTTAGTCGCTAGTTATCCATTCGATAATACGCCGAACTCGCGTAAGTTTGTTTTTATACAAATTATAATTGCTCTTATACTTACTTTATAATTTCTTTTCTTACTAATAAAACAGTAGCTATAATTATAGAAGTATGCAGTTCATTAGGTACAGTATACAGTTTAATCTTCTCATACTTAGCATTTCATAGAAATATCTGTAactagaaatttgaagaaataaaattggaaaacagtctcttcatttaaaaatttcaaacaatTTTCTTTAGCTTCATTTGTCCgaaaacaatatttatttacagaattaaataattaattatttagtcacagatataaaactattaaagagcttttcttcttttattttctgATTAATAAAACATTAAATAACTGTAATTATAAAAGTATACAATTTATTAAGCActgtttaattaattttctcgTATTTGTATTAGCTTTTTGTAGAAATATCTGAAGCTTAGAAATTTGCTGAAATAAAATTGTTCAGTTTTATTTGACCTAACACGTTACTTGTACAGAGAatcaaataattaattatttattaacagATACGAAACTAGTGAAGAAACTTTTTCCTCTtgttttgcaatttttcatttgatCCATTGTTAACAAGTAAATTATATTACGCAATAATTAGTATCATTAGAAGCAATCTCATTGTACTGTGTGACTTTTCATGCTGTCAGGAATATGTCGGTCAGCGCCATTATGTGcaggtatataatgtatttccCAACCAAATGAACTATTGGAGACCTTTACGCGATCATCAATTAAACCTCAGTCTTTATGTAAACCAAGTTTCAATTGGTTTATTGACTGCACACGTTCTATCGTATTATTTCACTACTTTCACATTCAAATTTCAAACGAAAAAAAAGTAGATCTTCATTTTGGAAATTGGATTCACACTATTTTCCATTTTCGTTGaattagaaattaaaattatacgTAATTGCATAATGTATATATTATTTCCATTGAGCTCTAGatttatacaaaaaaaatgtagTGTTTCAGAGTTACACTTCGGCGCCAAGTATTTCACCGGATGACGACGTGTTCCAACATTTATCGTTAGTGTATTCACGGAACCATGGCTCCATGTATCGAGGACTGCCGTGTT contains:
- the LOC143180400 gene encoding carboxypeptidase D isoform X1; the protein is MHRLIFLFVSVFGAFHGTAAASQHINKDLSSHYNARFHVYEEPYNIDYTYHNYDQMSRFLRTTSLRFQNLTALYSIGKSVKGRDLWVMVVSSSPYEHMIGKPDVKYVANIHGNEAVGRELMLHLIHYFVTSYGSDPYVTWLLDNTRIHILPSMNPDGFEVSKEGYCEGGQGRYNARGFDLNRNFPDYFKQYNRKSQPETEAVKEWVSKIQFVLSGSLHGGALVASYPFDNTPNSLFQSYTSAPSISPDDDVFQHLSLVYSRNHGSMYRGLPCSPSQPGFKNGITNGAQWYPLTGGMQDFNYVWNGCMEITLELSCCKYPPASDLKFYWDENRSALIKFLGEAHRGIRGFVIDENGNPIERASIKVKSRDVSFLTTKHGEFWRILLPGAYKLEVYANGYLPRDIEFRVMEQHPTFVNVTLYRASRHPGEDENGSNFYNENRDHVHRDHVIHFRPHPGTNTASDSNSGIFSSLSNGFNSFVSNWFG